The proteins below come from a single Periophthalmus magnuspinnatus isolate fPerMag1 chromosome 7, fPerMag1.2.pri, whole genome shotgun sequence genomic window:
- the LOC117373654 gene encoding ATP-dependent 6-phosphofructokinase, muscle type isoform X2, with amino-acid sequence MSTTTLPMDPTKMGVGRSIAVLTSGGDAQGMNAAVRATVRVGLYTGAKVFFVHEGYQGLVDGGDHIKPATWESVSMMLQLGGTVIGSARCKDFRSRDGRMIAACNLVKLGITNLCVIGGDGSLTGANEFRTEWSGLLKDLVKAGKITEAEAKRSSHLNIVGMVGSIDNDFCGTDMTIGTDSALHRIIEVVDAITTTAQSHQRTFILEVMGRHCGYLALVTALACGADWVFIPEMPPDEGWENHLCRRLADQRARGSRLNVIIVAEGAISRDGKPITSDQIKKLVTDRLGFDTRTTILGHVQRGGTPSAFDRILGSRMGVEAVMALLEATPDTPACVVSLSGNQAVRLPLMECVQVTKDVTAAMAEGRFEDAIKLRGKSFENNWNTYKLLAHINPPDVKSNINVAIMNVGAPCAGMNAAVRAAVRMGIIQGHNMLAVHDGFDGLAHGQIEPICWTGVTGWTGKGGSMLGTKRTLPGKLCEEISLNIAKFNIHALVIIGGFEAYVGGLELVQARERYEEMCIPMVVIPATVSNNVPGSDFSIGADTALNTITATCDRIKQSAAGTKRRVFIVETMGGYCGYLATMAGLAAGADAAYIYEEKFSIKDLEMNVMHLIEKMKTTVKRGLILRNESCNSNYTTDFIFNLYSEEGKGTFDCRKNVLGHMQQGGTPTPFDRNFGTKMGAKSVLWLTDKLKDCYRHGRIFANTPDSACVLGMRKRALTFQPLAELKADTDFEHRIPKTQWWLKIRPIMKILAKYDIKLDTSEHADMEHVIKKRGQL; translated from the exons ATGTCTACCACCACGCTCCCCATGGACCCCACCAAAATGGGGGTGGGTCGCTCAATCGCTGTGCTAACTTCGGGAGGTGATGCACAAG GTATGAACGCTGCAGTGAGGGCCACAGTCAGAGTGGGTCTCTACACTGGAGCTAAGGTCTTCTTTGTGCATGAA GGTTACCAAGGCCTGGTAGATGGTGGGGACCATATCAAGCCAGCAACATGGGAGAGTGTGTCCATGATGCTCCAACTG GGTGGGACAGTGATTGGCAGTGCTCGCTGTAAAGATTTCCGCAGCAGAGATGGGCGCATGATTGCAGCATGTAACCTGGTGAAGCTGGGCATCACTAACTTGTGTGTGATTGGAGGCGATGGcagtttgactggagccaatgAGTTCAGGACCGAGTGGAGCGGCCTGCTGAAAGACCTGGTCAAAGCTG GTAAGATCACAGAAGCTGAGGCCAAAAGGTCATCACATCTGAACATTGTGGGGATGGTGGGCTCCATTGATAATGACTTCTGTGGCACGGACATGACAATTGGCACTGATTCTGCCCTGCACCGCATCATTGAGGTGGTGGATGCCATCACCACCACTGCACAGAG CCATCAGAGGACATTCATTCTTGAAGTCATGGGACGACATTGTGG GTACTTGGCCCTGGTCACAGCTCTGGCTTGTGGTGCAGATTGGGTCTTTATCCCTGAAATGCCTCCAGATGAGGGCTGGGAAAACCATCTCTGCAGGAGACTGGCAGat CAAAGAGCCAGAGGATCCCGTTTGAATGTCATCATTGTGGCTGAAGGGGCTATCAGCAGAGATGGTAAACCAATCACCTCTGACCAAATCAAAAAG CTTGTGACAGACAGACTTGGCTTTGACACTCGCACCACAATACTGGGACATGTGCAAAGAGGCGGCAcaccctctgcatttgacagaATCCTT GGCAGTAGGATGGGTGTGGAGGCAGTGATGGCTCTGCTGGAGGCCACCCCTGACACTCCGGCCTGTGTGGTCAGTTTGTCTGGAAATCAGGCAGTCAGGCTGCCCCTAATGGAGTGTGTTCAAGTG ACCAAAGATGTAACAGCAGCGATGGCCGAGGGGAGATTTGAGGATGCCATTAAGCTTAGAGGAAA GAGTTTTGAGAATAACTGGAACACCTACAAGCTCCTGGCTCACATCAATCCTCCAGATGTGAAG AGCAATATTAATGTAGCCATAATGAATGTTGGTGCTCCCTGTGCCGGTATGAATGCTGCAGTGAGAGCTGCTGTCAGGATGGGCATCATTCAGGGACACAACATGTTGGCTGTTCACGATGGCTTTGATGGACTTGCTCATGGCCAG ATTGAGCCCATTTGCTGGACCGGAGTGACTGGCTGGACGGGAAAAGGAGGCTCAATGCTAGGCAcaaaaag AACTCTACCGGGAAAACTATGTGAAGAAATTAGTCTGAATATCGCTAAATTCAACATCCATGCTCTGGTAATCATTGGAGGATTTGAG GCTTATGTTGGAGGGTTGGAGTTGGTTCAGGCCAGAGAGCGATACGAGGAGATGTGCATTCCCATGGTGGTGATTCCTGCCACTGTGTCCAATAATGTTCCAGGATCAGACTTCAGTATTGGTGCAGACACAGCCCTCAACACAATCACAGCA ACTTGTGACCGGATAAAGCAGTCCGCAGCAGGTACCAAACGACGAGTGTTTATTGTGGAGACTATGGGAGGTTACTGTGGCTACTTGGCCACTATGGCGGGCCTTGCAGCAGGGGCTGATGCTGCCTACATATATGAGGAAAAATTCAGTATTAAAGACCTTGAA aTGAATGTGATGCATCTTATTGAGAAGATGAAAACAACTGTTAAGAGAGGATTGATTCTAAG AAATGAGAGTTGCAACTCCAACTACACCACTGACTTTATTTTCAACTTGTATTCAGAAGAGGGCAAAGGCACTTTTGACTGCCGTAAAAATGTCCTGGGACATATGCAGCAG GGTGGTACGCCTACACCATTTGACAGAAACTTTGGGACTAAAATGGGGGCAAAATCTGTCCTGTGGCTAACTGATAAACTGAAGGACTGCTACAGACATG GCCGAATCTTTGCCAACACACCCGACTCTGCCTGTGTACTTGGGATGAGGAAGAGAGCACTGACTTTTCAGCCCCTTGCTGAACTTAAAGCAGACACTGATTTTGA ACATCGTATCCCCAAGACGCAGTGGTGGCTTAAGATAAGACCGATCATGAAGATCCTTGCCAAGTACGACATCAAACTGGACACCTCTGAACATGCAGATATGGAGCATGTCATTAAAAAGAGAGGTCAGCTGTAG
- the LOC117373654 gene encoding ATP-dependent 6-phosphofructokinase, muscle type isoform X1: MSTTTLPMDPTKMGVGRSIAVLTSGGDAQGMNAAVRATVRVGLYTGAKVFFVHEGYQGLVDGGDHIKPATWESVSMMLQLGGTVIGSARCKDFRSRDGRMIAACNLVKLGITNLCVIGGDGSLTGANEFRTEWSGLLKDLVKAGKITEAEAKRSSHLNIVGMVGSIDNDFCGTDMTIGTDSALHRIIEVVDAITTTAQSHQRTFILEVMGRHCGYLALVTALACGADWVFIPEMPPDEGWENHLCRRLADQRARGSRLNVIIVAEGAISRDGKPITSDQIKKLVTDRLGFDTRTTILGHVQRGGTPSAFDRILGSRMGVEAVMALLEATPDTPACVVSLSGNQAVRLPLMECVQVTKDVTAAMAEGRFEDAIKLRGKSFENNWNTYKLLAHINPPDVKVQNEYLDHYNSWILFSLTNPYHSFVIQSNINVAIMNVGAPCAGMNAAVRAAVRMGIIQGHNMLAVHDGFDGLAHGQIEPICWTGVTGWTGKGGSMLGTKRTLPGKLCEEISLNIAKFNIHALVIIGGFEAYVGGLELVQARERYEEMCIPMVVIPATVSNNVPGSDFSIGADTALNTITATCDRIKQSAAGTKRRVFIVETMGGYCGYLATMAGLAAGADAAYIYEEKFSIKDLEMNVMHLIEKMKTTVKRGLILRNESCNSNYTTDFIFNLYSEEGKGTFDCRKNVLGHMQQGGTPTPFDRNFGTKMGAKSVLWLTDKLKDCYRHGRIFANTPDSACVLGMRKRALTFQPLAELKADTDFEHRIPKTQWWLKIRPIMKILAKYDIKLDTSEHADMEHVIKKRGQL, from the exons ATGTCTACCACCACGCTCCCCATGGACCCCACCAAAATGGGGGTGGGTCGCTCAATCGCTGTGCTAACTTCGGGAGGTGATGCACAAG GTATGAACGCTGCAGTGAGGGCCACAGTCAGAGTGGGTCTCTACACTGGAGCTAAGGTCTTCTTTGTGCATGAA GGTTACCAAGGCCTGGTAGATGGTGGGGACCATATCAAGCCAGCAACATGGGAGAGTGTGTCCATGATGCTCCAACTG GGTGGGACAGTGATTGGCAGTGCTCGCTGTAAAGATTTCCGCAGCAGAGATGGGCGCATGATTGCAGCATGTAACCTGGTGAAGCTGGGCATCACTAACTTGTGTGTGATTGGAGGCGATGGcagtttgactggagccaatgAGTTCAGGACCGAGTGGAGCGGCCTGCTGAAAGACCTGGTCAAAGCTG GTAAGATCACAGAAGCTGAGGCCAAAAGGTCATCACATCTGAACATTGTGGGGATGGTGGGCTCCATTGATAATGACTTCTGTGGCACGGACATGACAATTGGCACTGATTCTGCCCTGCACCGCATCATTGAGGTGGTGGATGCCATCACCACCACTGCACAGAG CCATCAGAGGACATTCATTCTTGAAGTCATGGGACGACATTGTGG GTACTTGGCCCTGGTCACAGCTCTGGCTTGTGGTGCAGATTGGGTCTTTATCCCTGAAATGCCTCCAGATGAGGGCTGGGAAAACCATCTCTGCAGGAGACTGGCAGat CAAAGAGCCAGAGGATCCCGTTTGAATGTCATCATTGTGGCTGAAGGGGCTATCAGCAGAGATGGTAAACCAATCACCTCTGACCAAATCAAAAAG CTTGTGACAGACAGACTTGGCTTTGACACTCGCACCACAATACTGGGACATGTGCAAAGAGGCGGCAcaccctctgcatttgacagaATCCTT GGCAGTAGGATGGGTGTGGAGGCAGTGATGGCTCTGCTGGAGGCCACCCCTGACACTCCGGCCTGTGTGGTCAGTTTGTCTGGAAATCAGGCAGTCAGGCTGCCCCTAATGGAGTGTGTTCAAGTG ACCAAAGATGTAACAGCAGCGATGGCCGAGGGGAGATTTGAGGATGCCATTAAGCTTAGAGGAAA GAGTTTTGAGAATAACTGGAACACCTACAAGCTCCTGGCTCACATCAATCCTCCAGATGTGAAGGTACAAAATGAATACTTGGATCACTATAACTCATGGATATTATTTTCTTTGACAAATCCATACCATTCCTTTGTTATACAGAGCAATATTAATGTAGCCATAATGAATGTTGGTGCTCCCTGTGCCGGTATGAATGCTGCAGTGAGAGCTGCTGTCAGGATGGGCATCATTCAGGGACACAACATGTTGGCTGTTCACGATGGCTTTGATGGACTTGCTCATGGCCAG ATTGAGCCCATTTGCTGGACCGGAGTGACTGGCTGGACGGGAAAAGGAGGCTCAATGCTAGGCAcaaaaag AACTCTACCGGGAAAACTATGTGAAGAAATTAGTCTGAATATCGCTAAATTCAACATCCATGCTCTGGTAATCATTGGAGGATTTGAG GCTTATGTTGGAGGGTTGGAGTTGGTTCAGGCCAGAGAGCGATACGAGGAGATGTGCATTCCCATGGTGGTGATTCCTGCCACTGTGTCCAATAATGTTCCAGGATCAGACTTCAGTATTGGTGCAGACACAGCCCTCAACACAATCACAGCA ACTTGTGACCGGATAAAGCAGTCCGCAGCAGGTACCAAACGACGAGTGTTTATTGTGGAGACTATGGGAGGTTACTGTGGCTACTTGGCCACTATGGCGGGCCTTGCAGCAGGGGCTGATGCTGCCTACATATATGAGGAAAAATTCAGTATTAAAGACCTTGAA aTGAATGTGATGCATCTTATTGAGAAGATGAAAACAACTGTTAAGAGAGGATTGATTCTAAG AAATGAGAGTTGCAACTCCAACTACACCACTGACTTTATTTTCAACTTGTATTCAGAAGAGGGCAAAGGCACTTTTGACTGCCGTAAAAATGTCCTGGGACATATGCAGCAG GGTGGTACGCCTACACCATTTGACAGAAACTTTGGGACTAAAATGGGGGCAAAATCTGTCCTGTGGCTAACTGATAAACTGAAGGACTGCTACAGACATG GCCGAATCTTTGCCAACACACCCGACTCTGCCTGTGTACTTGGGATGAGGAAGAGAGCACTGACTTTTCAGCCCCTTGCTGAACTTAAAGCAGACACTGATTTTGA ACATCGTATCCCCAAGACGCAGTGGTGGCTTAAGATAAGACCGATCATGAAGATCCTTGCCAAGTACGACATCAAACTGGACACCTCTGAACATGCAGATATGGAGCATGTCATTAAAAAGAGAGGTCAGCTGTAG
- the troap gene encoding uncharacterized protein troap isoform X1 — MDPSSVLRQQSQNTILRTMNEQNKMAADPKSSKCLPLHPSQNNLENQDPGRSGQVRPSHLRPAVSRLPVLAKSLHLKTPNEFTQSHSKWEDKPLPGKAKTKKPCTRPVPFNLSQPKASRFPSENHPPNKMNSARTHKLDKNVCSSQFKTTNRNLQHSTTLEENVKSTKMIKNASQPLGKSRPLHSHKTSASVSKPGSFTLNSKENSATASEQAASAADACSQNMNLLSLKDTSTILKEGDKVDNFQHDHAALLSILRNEGVSSTMTPQSKPYNYLPQRVSVMKSHQKVEPNPGPMKSGQFFPDHRALQSILKNEGVKAGAPSDRAPSIYTPMRVPVKNNGVDTGAGLTGTSVKTVQFTPDAAALQSILQNEGVKAVGPEGATPRNSASIYMAQRVPVKKNLVEPSAALMVTALKQTPGQKWTPQRVTRHQPMSAMKWHTSSKQSPYATIPRLRGYNANLCTKQEDVVQKLFVEDEQTTDEVTIPSTELLQDQTNCKDKLHSPVKNEENEDGSMKEDEQVVGPFLPAPERESVIFFSAGKKLFRDSRFKKPETTSHKQYGPEEALPVLLQSCHSQTVTKDFLTLKTGVMNPTVAMLRKHFPPLEELRLDEEVATYTSVSVPTVSGFHPPRSRCRNPLATMLHFEDSTRFVPICLDMSPDSPHER; from the exons ATGGACCCCTCTTCTGTGCTTAGACAACAAAGTCAGAACACAATCCTGAG AACaatgaatgaacaaaataaaatggcagCAGAcccaaaatcatccaaatgtttgCCCCTGCACCCGTCGCAAAATAATTTAGAGAATCAAGACCCAGGAAGGTCTGGCCAGGTTCGCCCATCCCATCTTCGTCCAGCTGTGAGCAGGCTCCCAGTCTTGGCGAAGTCACTTCATCTTAAGACTCCAAATGAGTTTACACAGTCCCATAGTAAATGGGAAGATAAACCCCTGCCT gggaaggcaaaaacaaaaaagccatgCACCAGGCCAGTACCATTCAACTTGTCCCAACCAAAAGCCTCAAGATTTCCATCAGAAAATCATCCACCTAATAAAATGAATTCAGCAAGAACCCATAAGCTTGacaaaaatgtctgttcttctcagtttaaaacaacaaacagaaacttacAACATTCAACTACCTTAGAAGAAAATGTTAAGTCCACAAAGATGATAAAAAATGCATCACAGCCACTGGGAAAATCAAGGCCGCTTCACTCTCACAAGACTTCAGCGAGTGTGTCCAAACCTGGGTCATTTACTCTAAACTCTAAAGAGAATAGTGCTACCGCCTCCGAACAAGCGGCTTCTGCTGCTGATGCCTGTTCACAAAACATGAACTTGCTCAGCCTAAAAGACACATCCACCATTTTAAAAG aagGTGACAAAGTGGACAACTTCCAGCATGATCATGCAGCTTTGCTTAGCATTCTTCGCAATGAGGGAGTGTCCTCTACTATGACCCCACAGTCCAAACCATACAACTATTTG CCCCAGCGTGTATCTGTAATGAAAAGTCACCAGAAAGTGGAACCCAATCCAG GTCCCATGAAATCAGGGCAATTTTTCCCAGACCACAGGGCTTTGCAGAGCATCCTGAAGAATGAAGGAGTGAAGGCTGGGGCTCCATCAGACAGAGCCCCTTCCATTTACACA CCCATGAGAGTGCCAGTTAAAAACAATGGTGTTGACACTGGAGCTGGACTCACTG GTACATCTGTGAAAACGGTGCAGTTTACTCCAGATGCTGCTGCTCTTCAGAGTATCCTACAGAACGAAGGAGTGAAAGCTGTGGGCCCTGAAGGTGCTACTCCAAGAAACTCTGCATCAATATACATG GCTCAAAGAGTGCCTGTCAAGAAAAATCTTGTAGAACCAAGTGCAGCATTAATGG tgacagcCCTCAAACAAACTCCTGGCCAGAAATGGACCCCACAGAGAGTGACCAGGCACCAGCCCATGTCAGCTATG AAGTGGCATACATCATCAAAGCAGTCACCATATGCCACTATTCCAAGATTAAGGGGCTATAATGCAAACCTTTGCACAAAACAGGAG gatgTTGTGCAGAAATTGTTTGTTGAAGATGAACAGACCACAGATGAAGTTACCATCCCTTCAACAGAGTTACTTCAAGACCAGACCAAC TGTAAAGATAAATTGCACAGCCCTGTCAAAAATGAGGAAAATGAAGATGGTTCGATGAAGGAAGACGAGCAGGTTGTGGGACCATTTCTTCCAGCTCCAGAGCGAGAGTCAGTCATTTTCTTTTCTGCGGGTAAAAAACTGTTCAGAGACTCCCGCTTTAAGAAACCAGAGACAACAAGCCATAAACAGTATGGCCCAGAAGAGGCACTACCTGTGCTACTACAAAGCTGCCACAGTCAGACTGTAACCAAAG ATTTCCTGACTCTGAAGACTGGCGTTATGAATCCAACTGTGGCCATGCTGCGAAAGCACTTCCCTCCATTAGAAGAGCTGCGGTTGGATGAGGAGGTGGCCACCTAcacctctgtgtctgtcccaACTGTGTCTGGGTTCCACCCCCCTCGATCCCGCTGTAGAAACCCTTTGGCCACAATGCTACACTTTGAAGACTCCACT agatTTGTACCCATCTGTCTTGACATGTCACCAGACTCCCCTCATGAGAGGTGA
- the troap gene encoding uncharacterized protein troap isoform X2 produces the protein MDPSSVLRQQSQNTILRTMNEQNKMAADPKSSKCLPLHPSQNNLENQDPGRSGQVRPSHLRPAVSRLPVLAKSLHLKTPNEFTQSHSKWEDKPLPGKAKTKKPCTRPVPFNLSQPKASRFPSENHPPNKMNSARTHKLDKNVCSSQFKTTNRNLQHSTTLEENVKSTKMIKNASQPLGKSRPLHSHKTSASVSKPGSFTLNSKENSATASEQAASAADACSQNMNLLSLKDTSTILKGDKVDNFQHDHAALLSILRNEGVSSTMTPQSKPYNYLPQRVSVMKSHQKVEPNPGPMKSGQFFPDHRALQSILKNEGVKAGAPSDRAPSIYTPMRVPVKNNGVDTGAGLTGTSVKTVQFTPDAAALQSILQNEGVKAVGPEGATPRNSASIYMAQRVPVKKNLVEPSAALMVTALKQTPGQKWTPQRVTRHQPMSAMKWHTSSKQSPYATIPRLRGYNANLCTKQEDVVQKLFVEDEQTTDEVTIPSTELLQDQTNCKDKLHSPVKNEENEDGSMKEDEQVVGPFLPAPERESVIFFSAGKKLFRDSRFKKPETTSHKQYGPEEALPVLLQSCHSQTVTKDFLTLKTGVMNPTVAMLRKHFPPLEELRLDEEVATYTSVSVPTVSGFHPPRSRCRNPLATMLHFEDSTRFVPICLDMSPDSPHER, from the exons ATGGACCCCTCTTCTGTGCTTAGACAACAAAGTCAGAACACAATCCTGAG AACaatgaatgaacaaaataaaatggcagCAGAcccaaaatcatccaaatgtttgCCCCTGCACCCGTCGCAAAATAATTTAGAGAATCAAGACCCAGGAAGGTCTGGCCAGGTTCGCCCATCCCATCTTCGTCCAGCTGTGAGCAGGCTCCCAGTCTTGGCGAAGTCACTTCATCTTAAGACTCCAAATGAGTTTACACAGTCCCATAGTAAATGGGAAGATAAACCCCTGCCT gggaaggcaaaaacaaaaaagccatgCACCAGGCCAGTACCATTCAACTTGTCCCAACCAAAAGCCTCAAGATTTCCATCAGAAAATCATCCACCTAATAAAATGAATTCAGCAAGAACCCATAAGCTTGacaaaaatgtctgttcttctcagtttaaaacaacaaacagaaacttacAACATTCAACTACCTTAGAAGAAAATGTTAAGTCCACAAAGATGATAAAAAATGCATCACAGCCACTGGGAAAATCAAGGCCGCTTCACTCTCACAAGACTTCAGCGAGTGTGTCCAAACCTGGGTCATTTACTCTAAACTCTAAAGAGAATAGTGCTACCGCCTCCGAACAAGCGGCTTCTGCTGCTGATGCCTGTTCACAAAACATGAACTTGCTCAGCCTAAAAGACACATCCACCATTTTAAAAG GTGACAAAGTGGACAACTTCCAGCATGATCATGCAGCTTTGCTTAGCATTCTTCGCAATGAGGGAGTGTCCTCTACTATGACCCCACAGTCCAAACCATACAACTATTTG CCCCAGCGTGTATCTGTAATGAAAAGTCACCAGAAAGTGGAACCCAATCCAG GTCCCATGAAATCAGGGCAATTTTTCCCAGACCACAGGGCTTTGCAGAGCATCCTGAAGAATGAAGGAGTGAAGGCTGGGGCTCCATCAGACAGAGCCCCTTCCATTTACACA CCCATGAGAGTGCCAGTTAAAAACAATGGTGTTGACACTGGAGCTGGACTCACTG GTACATCTGTGAAAACGGTGCAGTTTACTCCAGATGCTGCTGCTCTTCAGAGTATCCTACAGAACGAAGGAGTGAAAGCTGTGGGCCCTGAAGGTGCTACTCCAAGAAACTCTGCATCAATATACATG GCTCAAAGAGTGCCTGTCAAGAAAAATCTTGTAGAACCAAGTGCAGCATTAATGG tgacagcCCTCAAACAAACTCCTGGCCAGAAATGGACCCCACAGAGAGTGACCAGGCACCAGCCCATGTCAGCTATG AAGTGGCATACATCATCAAAGCAGTCACCATATGCCACTATTCCAAGATTAAGGGGCTATAATGCAAACCTTTGCACAAAACAGGAG gatgTTGTGCAGAAATTGTTTGTTGAAGATGAACAGACCACAGATGAAGTTACCATCCCTTCAACAGAGTTACTTCAAGACCAGACCAAC TGTAAAGATAAATTGCACAGCCCTGTCAAAAATGAGGAAAATGAAGATGGTTCGATGAAGGAAGACGAGCAGGTTGTGGGACCATTTCTTCCAGCTCCAGAGCGAGAGTCAGTCATTTTCTTTTCTGCGGGTAAAAAACTGTTCAGAGACTCCCGCTTTAAGAAACCAGAGACAACAAGCCATAAACAGTATGGCCCAGAAGAGGCACTACCTGTGCTACTACAAAGCTGCCACAGTCAGACTGTAACCAAAG ATTTCCTGACTCTGAAGACTGGCGTTATGAATCCAACTGTGGCCATGCTGCGAAAGCACTTCCCTCCATTAGAAGAGCTGCGGTTGGATGAGGAGGTGGCCACCTAcacctctgtgtctgtcccaACTGTGTCTGGGTTCCACCCCCCTCGATCCCGCTGTAGAAACCCTTTGGCCACAATGCTACACTTTGAAGACTCCACT agatTTGTACCCATCTGTCTTGACATGTCACCAGACTCCCCTCATGAGAGGTGA